The following proteins are encoded in a genomic region of Nomascus leucogenys isolate Asia chromosome 17, Asia_NLE_v1, whole genome shotgun sequence:
- the CCND3 gene encoding G1/S-specific cyclin-D3 isoform X1, whose translation MELLCCEGTRHAPRAGPDPRLLGDQRVLQSLLRLEERYVPRASYFQCVQREIKPHMRKMLAYWMLEVCEEQRCEEEVFPLAMNYLDRYLSCVPTRKAQLQLLGAVCMLLASKLRETTPLTIEKLCIYTDHAVSPRQLRDWEVLVLGKLKWDLAAVIAHDFLALILHRLSLPRDRQALVKKHAQTFLALCATDYTFAMYPPSMIATGSIGAAVQGLGACSMSGDELTELLAGITGTEVDCLRACQEQIEAALRESLREAAQTSSSRAPKAPRGSSSQGPSQTSTPTDVTAIHL comes from the exons ATGGAGCTGCTGTGTTGCGAAGGCACCCGGCACGCGCCCCGGGCCGGGCCGGACCCGCGGCTGCTGGGGGACCAGCGTGTCCTGCAGAGCCTGCTCCGCCTGGAGGAGCGCTACGTACCCCGCGCCTCCTACTTCCAGTGCGTGCAGCGGGAGATCAAGCCGCACATGCGGAAGATGCTGGCTTACTGGATGCTGGAG GTATGTGAGGAGCAGCGCTGTGAGGAGGAAGTCTTCCCCCTGGCCATGAACTACCTGGATCGCTACCTGTCCTGCGTCCCCACCCGAAAGGCGCAGCTGCAGCTCCTGGGTGCGGTCTGCATGCTGCTGGCCTCCAAGCTGCGCGAGACCACGCCCCTGACCATCGAAAAACTGTGCATCTACACCGACCACGCTGTCTCTCCCCGCCAGTTGCGG GACTGGGAGGTGCTGGTCCTCGGGAAGCTCAAGTGGGACCTGGCTGCTGTGATTGCACATGATTTCCTGGCCCTCATTCTGCACCGGCTCTCTCTACCCCGTGACCGACAGGCCTTGGTCAAAAAGCACGCCCAGACCTTTTTGGCCCTCTGTGCTACAG ATTATACCTTTGCCATGTACCCGCCATCCATGATCGCCACGGGCAGCATTGGGGCTGCAGTGCAAGGCCTGGGTGCCTGCTCCATGTCCGGGGATGAGCTCACAGAGCTGCTGGCAGGGATCACTGGCACTGAAGTG GACTGCCTGCGGGCCTGTCAGGAGCAGATCGAAGCTGCACTCAGGGAGAGCCTCAGGGAAGCCGCTCAGACCAGCTCCAGCCGAGCACCCAAAGCCCCCCGGGGCTCCAGCAGCCAAGGGCCCAGCCAGACCAGCACTCCTACAGATGTCACAGCCATACATCTGTAG
- the CCND3 gene encoding G1/S-specific cyclin-D3 isoform X2 — MNYLDRYLSCVPTRKAQLQLLGAVCMLLASKLRETTPLTIEKLCIYTDHAVSPRQLRDWEVLVLGKLKWDLAAVIAHDFLALILHRLSLPRDRQALVKKHAQTFLALCATDYTFAMYPPSMIATGSIGAAVQGLGACSMSGDELTELLAGITGTEVDCLRACQEQIEAALRESLREAAQTSSSRAPKAPRGSSSQGPSQTSTPTDVTAIHL, encoded by the exons ATGAACTACCTGGATCGCTACCTGTCCTGCGTCCCCACCCGAAAGGCGCAGCTGCAGCTCCTGGGTGCGGTCTGCATGCTGCTGGCCTCCAAGCTGCGCGAGACCACGCCCCTGACCATCGAAAAACTGTGCATCTACACCGACCACGCTGTCTCTCCCCGCCAGTTGCGG GACTGGGAGGTGCTGGTCCTCGGGAAGCTCAAGTGGGACCTGGCTGCTGTGATTGCACATGATTTCCTGGCCCTCATTCTGCACCGGCTCTCTCTACCCCGTGACCGACAGGCCTTGGTCAAAAAGCACGCCCAGACCTTTTTGGCCCTCTGTGCTACAG ATTATACCTTTGCCATGTACCCGCCATCCATGATCGCCACGGGCAGCATTGGGGCTGCAGTGCAAGGCCTGGGTGCCTGCTCCATGTCCGGGGATGAGCTCACAGAGCTGCTGGCAGGGATCACTGGCACTGAAGTG GACTGCCTGCGGGCCTGTCAGGAGCAGATCGAAGCTGCACTCAGGGAGAGCCTCAGGGAAGCCGCTCAGACCAGCTCCAGCCGAGCACCCAAAGCCCCCCGGGGCTCCAGCAGCCAAGGGCCCAGCCAGACCAGCACTCCTACAGATGTCACAGCCATACATCTGTAG